The DNA sequence TTAAAAATAAATCCATTTTTTAATAAAATAACTTTGATAGCATAATAATTTTCTATAATTCCATTATGAATCATAATCAATTCATCAGAATTAGAGACATGAGGGTGGGCATTAATATCATCTGGTATACCATGGGTCGCCCATCTTGTATGACCAATTCCCATTGTTCCTTTTATTTGGCCTCTACATGAAGAAATTTTCTTTTCCAATTCATAAACTCTTCCCTTTGTTTTATATAATTTATATTCATTTTCAAAAAATATAGCAATTCCAGAACTATCATATCCTCTATATTCCAATTTTTTCAACCCATTAATAAGAATAGGATAGGCTTGTCTATAACCTAAATAACCAATTATACCACACATTTTAAATGAAAAATATCTATTTAATTTATCTGTTCTAAAACACTTTCTTTATAAAATTGTTGATAAACGGTTTCTATTTCTTCTATAGGATAATATTTTAATACTAGAAGTTTATTCACTTTTATATAATCTTCTATTTCCTCTGGAAAAAAAAGATCCCCTTTTATAATGGCATCCGAAAAATACATACACAATTTAATTAAATTAAAATAATTTGGATTTTCTAATAATTTTAACTTTATAGATTTGATTCCATCAAATTTTATTTTTTGTACAATGTTTTTATTTAAAAATCCTTTAAAAGGTTTGTTATAAATAGATACAACGATTTTTACATTTTTATATACGGGATCGTTTTTATAAAAATTTTTAATATATAAAGGAATTAAAAAACTCATCCATCCATATATGTGGATTATGTCTGGTTTCCAATTTAATTTTTTTACAGTTTCTAAAACTCCTTTTGTAAAAAATAAAGCTCTTTCATCATTATCTAGAAAAAAAATTCCATTTTCATCTTCATCTATTGCCTTTCTTTTGAAATATTCTTCGTTATCTATGAAATAAACTTGTAATCTAACATCAGGGATAGACGCTACTTTTATTAATAAAGGTTGATCAATATCATTGATTACTAAATTCATACCTGATAAACGAATAACTTCATGTAATTGATGTCTTCTTTCATTAATGACTCCAAAACGAGGCATAAATATACGTACATCATTTCCTACTGATTGCATAAATTTAGTAGCTTTTAATACTGATAAAGATATAGGATTCTCTGAAGAAAATGGGAATAAATCCGAAGAAACATATAATATACGTTTATCTGTCATCTTAGAGTTATTTTTATTTTTTTATATATAGTAAAAAAACGGATAATTGCAAATATAATAAATAATATCCTACTAAGTTTCCTAAAAAACATTTTCTATTTTTTTAGGAAAAATATTTAGATTATAGATTTTTAATTTTTATAGTATAGATATGTTTTATCATGAAAAAAGAAATAAAAAAAAATATTATAATAATTTATATACAGGATTAATTAATATTACTAATCATGGATATGCATTTGTTCATGTAAATTATTTTCAAAAAGATATTTTTATTCCAAAAAATAAAACTAATCGAGCATTGGAAGGAGATCTAGTAAAAATAAAGTTCTCTTATTGTAA is a window from the Blattabacterium cuenoti STAT genome containing:
- a CDS encoding glycogen/starch synthase gives rise to the protein MTDKRILYVSSDLFPFSSENPISLSVLKATKFMQSVGNDVRIFMPRFGVINERRHQLHEVIRLSGMNLVINDIDQPLLIKVASIPDVRLQVYFIDNEEYFKRKAIDEDENGIFFLDNDERALFFTKGVLETVKKLNWKPDIIHIYGWMSFLIPLYIKNFYKNDPVYKNVKIVVSIYNKPFKGFLNKNIVQKIKFDGIKSIKLKLLENPNYFNLIKLCMYFSDAIIKGDLFFPEEIEDYIKVNKLLVLKYYPIEEIETVYQQFYKESVLEQIN